GCTGCGCGTACGAACGGAGGACATCCTCCCCCTCTGCATGCAGGCGATGTTACGATTCGGCAAGGAATTCGGAAAAGACGTCCTCGACATTGAACCGGAGGCGCAGGAGCTGCTGCAACGATACAGCTACCCCGGGAACATCCGCGAGTTGCAGAATATCATCGAGCGCGCCATGATTCTGTGCCACGAGAAAACGCTGACCGCCGGCTGTCTCCCGCGAGAACTTCGCGATCAGGCCGCGCAAATCACCGTCGCCATGGCCCAAGGGGAACATCCCACATTGCGGATCGAAATGGTCTTGGGACAGCAGACGTTGGCGGACATCGAGTCGGCGCTGATCGAGGAGGTCGTGCGTCTCTCCGATCACAACAAGACATTGGCCGCCAAGTATTTGGGTCTGACCCGTTTCGCCCTGGATCGCCGACTCAAGAAACAACTGGAGCAGGACTAGCCCGCAATATTCATGCGCGCTTCTGCTACAATCGCGGATTCGCAGCTGCGACTAGCCCGTCGGCGGGCGGCCTCACCGCTCGGTCGGTCGACATCCCGTTCAAGGATGCCTTCCTCCCTCACGGCTCCGTGCGCCCGTCTCGCTTTGCGACTCCGCAATCTCGCGACGAACCGTCATGAATAATGCGGGCTAGCCTCCCAGACAACGCATGCACCACACCGGAGTTGAACCGATCCTCGAAGACACGCATACTAGCGGGATGGATGCACCCATGACGCAGAAGACTCACGATCGCAACATTCGGACGCTCGTCGTCGGCCTGAGCAGCCTGTTATTCGTCATCGATCTGTTCATGCCCCTTGGCATCGCCATCGGCGTGCTGTATGCGGGAGTCGTGCTGTTGGCTGCGGCCTCCTCGAATTCCCGACTACCCTTTTTCACCGCCATCTCTTCCACCCCCCTCATCATCGCAGGGGCGGTACTCGGTCCGCAGGACCACGACATTCCCCTTCGGGTCGGCGTGAGCAACCGGATCTTCAGTCTGGTCATACTCTGGATTGCCGCGATCCTGCTATGGCAGCGGCAACAGGCGGTCGCTGAATTGCGCCGGGCCAAGGACGAGTTGGAGGCGCGCGTCGACGCCCGCACAAAGGAGCTGGCCGACGTCAACCAGACCCTCTTGCAGGAAATTTCCGGGCATGTCGAAACGGAAGGCTTTCTCCGTACCAGCGAGCAGGCACTGGCGACCAGCCGACAGGAGCTCCGTGACCTGACCGCGCGGCTGCTGACGGTGCAGGAAGAAGAGCGCCGACGCATTTCCAGAGATCTCCACGACGACATCAATCAACGGCTCGCGATGCTGGTGGTCCAGGCCGAATCCCTGGAAGCCAGCCTTCCCCCCTCAGCCGGTGCCTGCAGCAAAGAGCTGCGCTCGATCCAGGACCGTTTGACGGAACTGTCCGATGACGTCCGCCACTTGGCCTATCAGTTTCACCCATCGATCCTGGACGATCTGGGGCTCCCCGTGGCCTTGCAACGCCTGGTTGATGATTGCGCCGCGCGCTCCACGATTGAGATTTTATTGGAAGTCGGCACCCTTCCCCACACAATTCCTCAAACCGTCTCCACATGCTTGTATCGCATCGCACAGGAATGCCTCGCCAATGTGATCAAGCATGCCCAGGCCTCACGAGCCACGGTGACCCTGGCCTCGACAGCGGAAGCTCTCACCCTGACCGTGCAGGATAACGGCATCGGGTTTGATACCCAGAGCGTGGTGGACAATCCACGCGGGCTCGGCCTGGTGAGCATGGCGGAGCGGGTACGCCTGGTTCACGGTACCGTGACCATCGATTCGATACCCAGGAAAGGCACGCGCCTGTCCATTCACGTTCCCCACGCGGAGGTTTCCGTATGAGCACGACACCGCCCCCTCGAGTATTGCTGGCCGATGACCATACTCTGGTCCTGGAAGGATTCCGACGCATCGTCGAACAACGATGCGAGGTCGTGGGCGCGGTGGAAGACGGCCGTGCCCTGCTGGAAGCCGCCGTGCGATTACGCCCCGACTTGATTCTCCTGGACATCTCCATGCCCCTCTTAAACGGTGTCGATGCGGGGCGCCAACTCAAGAAGCTGGTTCCCGACGCGAAATTGATCTTCGTCACCATGCACGCGGACCCCGCGTATGTGAGCGAAGCCTTCAAGGCCGGCGCCTCGGCGTACCTGCTCAAGCGCTCG
The Nitrospira defluvii DNA segment above includes these coding regions:
- a CDS encoding response regulator — its product is MSTTPPPRVLLADDHTLVLEGFRRIVEQRCEVVGAVEDGRALLEAAVRLRPDLILLDISMPLLNGVDAGRQLKKLVPDAKLIFVTMHADPAYVSEAFKAGASAYLLKRSAARELDQAIEAVLKGQYFVTSLLTREIVTGLSSEEGGLFSHRQELTPRQREVLQLIAEGRTIKEIAALLNISPKTVEFHKAQIIFHLNLRTTAELTKYALAHGLTSA
- a CDS encoding sensor histidine kinase, giving the protein MTQKTHDRNIRTLVVGLSSLLFVIDLFMPLGIAIGVLYAGVVLLAAASSNSRLPFFTAISSTPLIIAGAVLGPQDHDIPLRVGVSNRIFSLVILWIAAILLWQRQQAVAELRRAKDELEARVDARTKELADVNQTLLQEISGHVETEGFLRTSEQALATSRQELRDLTARLLTVQEEERRRISRDLHDDINQRLAMLVVQAESLEASLPPSAGACSKELRSIQDRLTELSDDVRHLAYQFHPSILDDLGLPVALQRLVDDCAARSTIEILLEVGTLPHTIPQTVSTCLYRIAQECLANVIKHAQASRATVTLASTAEALTLTVQDNGIGFDTQSVVDNPRGLGLVSMAERVRLVHGTVTIDSIPRKGTRLSIHVPHAEVSV